The following DNA comes from Pithys albifrons albifrons isolate INPA30051 chromosome 17, PitAlb_v1, whole genome shotgun sequence.
CGTCCGCGGGGGTGAGCGCTGAGTGCTGAGCACTGAGCCCTGCCCGGTGCTCTGAGCActgagccctgcccagtgccctgagccctgcccagtgccctgaGCACTGAGCCCTGCCcggtgccctgagccctgccctgcccctgccccatgCCCTGCACCCCAGAGGGTATGCCACCCATCGTATGTATGTCAGTGCCCGTGTGCCAGGCTCCCCAGGCCATGTGCCGTGTCCTGACGTGGCAgttccccagggagctgctcagcccCCCACGTTTCACTGTGGGCGTTTCctgaggggctggtgggaagcTGCTGTTGGCAAAGGCAATGATTGCAGAAACAAAGTGCCTTGAGCTTCCTTGAACAGCTGCGTTGCCACAGTCTGAGCCCACTGCGTGTCCACTGTGCCCTGGGAATACCCCACCACCAGGGGATGAACTGGTGGAATCACATTTCCCTTGATATCAACCAGTTTATCCCTTGATAATCAATTTATCAACTGGCATCTCCACAAATAGCCATGACCCAAAAATTTCCCTGTTCCCATAATTTTCCTACTACTTTAGTTATTTATATGTCATAGAAGTCCTGATGCTGATTCAAAGTGCAGTTTCCTTTTGCCAGGAGAtaatttttccctctgttaAGAGCTGAAACCTTAATTTATTGCTCCCTCCCTTTGGAATATAGCTGGAATCAGCACACAGAAGTGGTTGTTAGTGATCAGTATTGTCCTTTCCTTCAGCGCTGTTGGATGCAGTTGCTTGTAGTATCGACTACACCTTTTAATGCTGTGATTTCCAAGCTGCTGGAAGTGTTCCAGACTTGCCCTTCCCATTTTACTGCTGGAAACTGCTCTTTCCCAACACTAGACTGGGCTTGGAGTGGCTGGGagtgggagctgagctgagccttTGTCCTTGTTAAGTGGAATATAAACAACAtgagcagcactgggggcactAACTGGTCTTGTGAAGCCAGTCTGGGAGCACTGGTGTCACTGCACCAGCCCCAGGCTGGCCTGTAAATACAAATAAGGGGAATTCTGCTCTAGACTGATGTGCAAAAACaataaaatcccaaacaaagcatggagggagaagcagcaaaaaTTCTCCTTTGAAATGCTCCTGCTTTTAAATCACCAGGAATAAAGTATGTAGATTATTTTTAGCTCTTTTCTATCCTTGTAAGCTTGAAGGAGAAAATCACTCATCAAAGCTTTTTCAGTGTGAAGCAGCAATTCAAGTTTTCAAATAACAACTGTCTTAATAGTTTTTTAGGGCAACTTTGTACCTCATGTGTTCATAGTGCTGCCCAAAGTGTTTGGAATTCCTCCTGGGAGGCTCCAAGCCAGCCAAAGCAGAAGTGGTAGTGGATGGATATGCAAAACTATTTATACAACTCATCATTCCAGAGCGTGGAGCAAAATTCCTGCTCCAGGTAATGCTCATagtacataaatatttattgctaAATCCATTACTGTACTAGTTCCTGGGAagcctccctggctctgctgggctaGAGTAGCTTGGTTTTAACCTGTTTTAAGTTAtagaaataacaacaaaagaaacaaaaacaaccttgaaggaTGCAAAATGCCAAAAATATGCCCTGGCCATTGAAGTGAGAGCTGAGAGAGCCAGCCCTCCAtcctgggagcactggggagcagcaggagctgtgctggggatcATCAAAACCCACCACACAaaccctctccctgcagcagatCAGCCCCTATCCCTCAGAACTCTACCCATTCCCCCTGCCAGCGGTGTGTTCCTGCAACAGCCATTCTCAACACCCTGTTAAGAGGCTTACCTGGATTTTGGAGCCCAGCTGGGCAGTCTCTGGGTTTAGAGCAGGGTCAGGCAGGAGGTGGGGCAGAGGACACGCACACCAGGGGTTGTGTCTGTCAGCACAGGGACATGAAGTCACCTCTGACTGCACAGTCTGTGTATTTTCTCTTGCATTTCCCTGGGCTCTGGGTTGACTCTCAGGCTCTTTCAAGGGCTCTCAGGGGGAGGGTGGAGCAGTCAGCACCTGTTCAGCTATCTCTGTGGGGAAGGAGATGGAGCAAATATCAGCACCTCAGTCCTGGTCCTGAGCTGTGCAAGACCCTCCCACAGCCCACTGTGAGCATCACACCTGGGCAGGTGTTTGACCCTTGGAGGTCTCTGGGTTGTGTTTCCAGCCAGCCCTCCCCTCTGGGGtcacagggctctgtgcaggcaccagGCTCAGGTGCTGTTACTTGTCACTCACAAGGTGCCCTGGTGGAGAAGCTgttaataaaatgtaaaaattaagaCTTCCAGGATGCCCTCTCTGTGCTTGGATGACCCTTGTCTTATTTTGTGTGTTATTTAAACATGTGTACTCCAGTCAAACCACTGCACTGCTGTTTGGAGTTGCGTTTTCACTTCAGGGTATTTTTGTAACTGTACAGTAGCAATAAAAGGACAAACTTATTACAAAAATCAGCTGTTTGTGTGTGGGAATGTGTTGAAACAAAGGCCAAGGTGTGAGCCAAATGGCATTGGCTGCATAAAAGCAGCACTTCATGCTCTGGATAAGGATTTTAGGGGGAGCTCTTCATGCTCCACAGAGCATCTTCTCACAGTGGCAAAGTTTGGAAGTACCAAACTGCCTAAACAGCCCTTAATTCCATAACCCTCATGGACCCACAGCCCACcactcattccaatgcctggaGCCTGTTACACAGGGTTTGGTTCCATGGAAATGGTCCAGCCCAGTTCTTTCCCAAAAAGGACATTTTTGGTGCAAAGGACCTGAGGAAGGAGAGACCTCTGTGCTTCCTTGGGCTCAAGGAAgaccctccagcagcagaggaatTCAAGCAGACAAGAGTCATAGTGACTAAAACACTGTGCTCACACCTCAGCACTCCACCAGGTCAGTCTCATTTGtactttatttaaataaaaaaccaacaaaaagtaAAGCTCATTGACAGAGAATACAGGGAAGTGTTGCCTGTTGAAGAATATCAGCTTTAAATGATCACAGCTTGTGCTTTACTGTGTTTATAAACTGTACCTCGAGGCTATGGGGTATTTTGATCCTTTTGGAGCACTGGTTAGATTAAGATCAGCTGAGAACGAACCTCCCCCTGAGCAAAACAAGAGTATTAATCACCAAAAAACATGTATCAGCAGGGCTACAGCAGCATTTCACAGAGGGAAAACCTTGGCATTGAGATCAGTGGTCACAGCCTTTATTAGCAATTACCAAGGCCACCATCTCACCTCTCAGCTCAGTGTgctcctccaggcccttggaggCCACAGAGTGTTTGAAGGAGGATCCAACAGGTACAGCAGAACTAAAGCTGCTGTTGGCAGTCAGAAATCCCCGCTGGGTGAGCATTTCCCCTTCTGTCCCCAGCCATGACCTTCCTGAAGGTGAGGTTGACCCTGGGGGTGATGACCCTCCTCCTGGGGGGCACGCTGTGGTACCAGAAGACGTTGGTGGGGTGGTGCATCATGAGGAGGCTGCCGTGGGCCAGGGGCAGCCGGAGGCTCTGCCGTGCCCGCCGGGCACCGCTGCCGCGACAGTCCCTGTGCCGCAGGATGAAATCCCGGCAGGCTCCGAAGGACACGGACGCGATGGGGCTGCGCGGGAGCAGCTCCCGCTCGTCATCTCGGTGCTCCCCGATGTGGTCCAGCCCATCCTTGTACCTgtgtgtggtagttttagccaggtctcaaattagcaggctcagagaatctacgtggattaggagagacaggtgtcacctgacttaagcaaccaaagaaaatTTCCTACCAGATGAGGCAAACCTGAGATAGgtaggaggagtttctcagttcTATCAGGGCCCAAGTAGAGGCAGGACGTGCAGCTGCTCTCTTGCTACccgggccctgctgctgctacgtgcattttgttttagtttcagggaagcacaaacattttgttgttatactttctgtttgttgctgagtgtcttttagggtgcttacagatctagagtgatggaatctgtttttcagtgggaggtagaaaattgttgttatatttaacttgtgtaagtgtgtgttgtATTGTAGTTTGCTCCTAATtttttatgtataaatatatatatagttaggTTAGGCATAAATctagtttgagtttccagagttttttccctttctcccttttctcagtgggcGGAAAGGGAGGCTCTaactgtgttgggcagttggccttttgccagctcaacccaagacactgtGTGTTGGTGGGGACACGTTCATCGGTGCCCCCCACCCAACCagtgcagctcctcagccatCTGCCAAGTGCTGCACCAGCTCTGGTGTTCCCTCTGAACCACAGGCTGCTGATGGAGGTGGGAACCAGCTGTACCTGTTGATGAGGACGAAGTTGAAGGTGTGTCCCGTGGCCAGGGTGAGGCGCTCCCGGATGCGGTTCAGGACTGGGATCCACGGCTTGGGGTGGAAGGTGACCCCTGAGTACGTGTAGGACAGCTCAGGGTCTCCGTAGGTCACCTGCTTCCTTGGGATGTTGTGCCACCTGCCAAATACGTGCAATTTTGTCTGGTCATCTGTTCAAACAAGGAAACAGGAGGATCAAAACCAAGTCTCTGTTAACTCTGCAGTCCTACATTCTCCTGGATCTGCAGCTTCTGGGAATCTCCAGACAAGAGAAATGAGCAGGATCCACATGCCCATCACATTCTGCTGTTGAATTAACGTGACAGGGCATATTTCACACACTGCCTCTTCCAGAAGACTCCAGTCACCACACCAGTCTTATCCCAGTTCTCTTAAAACATGACTGAGACCACTTGACAAACGCCTCCAGCTGAGCAAATCCAACCCTGCAGGACCACACCTGTTCTTGGCTTCTCAGGGCCACACTGTGCCAACACCAGGTGCCTGCAGAATcctctccagctgtgccagctgtgcccaggcccTGGGAGTGCTCTGGCACTCACCTtgggtgggctgggcaggagactgtccccctgggcagggtcgagggcccagagctgcaggcaggatgGCTCGGGTTGGGAGGGGCCACTGGAGCTCATCCAGGACATCCTCAGGTATCCCAGAGCGCCGTCCAGGCTCCCTGGGAGCATCCCAAGGAAGCGCCCGCAGAGCCTTCCCGGGCAGCTCGTGCTCAGACCTTCTCACCTTCGAAATACTgcacctccttctccagctgctggaaGATCTCGTCGGCCTCGGCCTTTGCGAAGAGGATGCGATAGTCGCAGTGGAGCCCCTCGGCGCGGATCTgccgcggcggggcccggcccggcccggcctccTCCGGCCGCCGTCCCTgcccgccgggcccggcccgcccgcgGGGCGCTCTGACCACGAACGCGTCCATGGGCGGCCCCGGAAGCCGGAGCGATCCCTGCGGGAGAGGGACCGATCCCGAGCGAAGAGCGGAGGGAGCGACGGCCCCGGAGCGCCCGCGGGCCTCGATGGCCCCGCCCCGGGGCGCGATGACCACGCCCCCGGCCGCGGTAGTCCCGCCCCCTGACGTCTGACCACGCCCCCAGCGCCGTTGTGGCGCGAAACCTTCGCCCCGCCCTCGCCCGCCggagccgccgctgccgcccctCACTCATCACCCATCGCTCGCCATTCATCATTCGCCATTCCCTGCCCCGCTCCGCCGCAGCCATGATCGGCCAGAGGACGCTGCACTCCTTCTTCAGCCCCGCGCCGGCCAAGAAGCGCTCCCGCTCCCCAGAGCCGGACGGAGATGCCGAGGTACCGCCCGCGGGGCTGCGGGGGAGCCGAGTGGCGGGGACGGGGGGAGCGGGGCCTCTGTGTGTGCGTGTTCATGTCTGGCAGTGTCTGTCTGTTTTCGGAGTCTGGGGCCCCTTTTTGAGGGGCTTTGGGATGCGAACGGCACGTCCAGATTCCCGCGCGGCCGCGTGCTTGACTGAGCTGCCAATCAAGCGGCCACGCTCCGCCGCCGCCCAATGGGCGCTGCGAGCCGCATGTCGTCACGGTTGCCAGGTAGAAACCCCCTCCGCCAGCCGCGGCGAACCAATAGAAAGGAGCGGTCGCTTTCCCGCTGGCCAATAGCGAGCGGGAGTTCTCGGCTCGCGCCTGTGGGCGGGGCGTGCGCGGTGTGGCGGCCAATGGAGGCGCGTTTGTGTTTTGCCGCGAACGGTCCGCgtggggcggggcggggcctgtCCCGCCATGGCCGCGCTGGTGCCGCGGCTGCGGCCGCTCCTTTCCGGCGTCCTGCCCTTCCTGCCGCCGCTCCCCTCCcggtccctcctgccccacctgcCCCTCATGCCGCCGCTCCCCTCCcggtccctcctgcccagcctgcccctCATGCCGCCGCTCCCCTCCCcgtccctcctgccccacctgcCCTTCATGCCGTCGCTCCGCTCCCGGTCCCTCCTGCCCCGCCTGCTCCTCATGCCGCCGCTCCACTCTCGctttctcctgccctgcctgcccctcttGCGGCCGCTCCGCTCCCGCGTTCTCCTGCCCCGCCTGCCCCTCCTGCGGCCGCTCCACTCccgctccctcctgcccctccagtCCTACCTGCCCCTCAtcgcccccgcccgccgcttCCAGGGCAGCTCcgccaagaaggccaaggagTCGGGAGAGCtgagtgaggagctgcaggagcgcATCCGCAAGAACAAGGAGGCGGCGCGGCAGCTGCTGGCGCAGCGGAACGTCCCGCCGGGCTTCGGGGACAGCTGGCGGCGGCAGCTAGCCGGGGAGTTCTCCAAGCCCTACTTCGTGGAGGTCAGTTCGGCAGCTGCTGAGCCCCCTTTCCCCGCCGCTGAGCCCTTTCCCCCGTGATGATCCCCTTTCCCCGCAGCTCATGGCGTTCGTGGCCGAGGAGAGGAAGCGCCACACGGTGTACCCGCCCCCCGAGCAGGTCTTCACATGGACACAGATGTGCGACATCTGGGATGTgagtggggctgcaggggcagggagggccgTGGCGGGCTCTCAACTGCTCCAGGGGACTTAAACCCGTGGAAATACAGGTTGGGTGCACAGACATGTTAGTTGGGTGTTTTATCCCTAAAACTGCATCCCACGGGATGTagatgtttttctttgtctcaCCTAACTCATAAATCCTGCCTTCCCTTTCATCTCTGATACCAAAACatggttttattgttttattacCCTCACAGGCCACAgaatttcctttaaaagcaTAGCTGGACTTTGACTGTTTTTTTAGTCCTACCAGGTCACAGCTTGTGGATGTTGTACATCAGTTGTTCTTTTAATTGATCTGTAATGAATGACTAAAATTCAATAAGACAGAATAAGGTAGTGTCATGCCCAATAAACTGTCAAAAATGTCACAGCAAGAGTAGCATAAAGTTAAATAGGATGAAACCTATTTGGAAAATACCTCAACAGGGTGTTTTATTGTGGCTCTGAAAATGTTGGTTTTCTGCACTGAAATCATATTAATTGTATTTAAAGCTCTGACGATGTTAATCCTTAGTGTTAGGTGGGGTCTCTGCTCTTTAACTTGTTAATAATGAGATACCTGGGATTTAACTTCAGTTTCTGGGgtggttgtgtttgtttggggcCTTTGTATGTCTCTTTTGGGCTAAAGCTCATTCCCACTCTTTGATTCCAATTCAGTGCTAACCAAGGTCTGCTTTCAGGTAAAAGTTGTCATTTTGGGACAAGATCCATACCATGGCCCTAACCAAGCTCATGGGCTCTGTTTCAGTGTCCAGAagcctgtgccacctccccCCAGGTAGGACACTTGGCAAAATCCTTTTTGATCACAAATTATTTGcagttctgtgctgctcagggctgggaggcAGAAAATTGATGTGAAGAGTTTTGCAACTGCTTAAATTTGAGTGTGCATTGCCTGGAAAAAACATCACAGCAAAACATGGATAATTCTGTATAATCTGGTGATGTTCTGGATGTAAATTTGcatttccagctgtgctgagaCCTCATTAAGCTTCCAGCCAGGCACACACAAGGAATCCTTTCTGCCCCACCTCTACAAGTGACTattatcttaaaataaaatcaattccTTCTAAGAGCAGTAAGTGATGCTGCTTGCTTTTGTCTTTAACtgttcatattaaaaaaaaacttctggtgttttttctctgcagtttagaaaatatttacagagaGCTCTCTACAGACATTGAGGGTTTCACTCATCCTGGCCACGGGGATCTGACAGGCTGGGCCAAGCAAGGTGAGCTCAGAGACACTCAGGGGTCTGATCACTGTGGGGCAGGAAAAATCCTACCTGGAAAACACACCTGTGGTTGGGAATAAGCCATTTGTAGGGCAGAAAATCAGTTCTGAGTGCCTGTTGCTTGGCAGGTCATTCTTGACTATACAGAAACCAgggcctggagaaaaggaggctcaggagggaccttaTTGTTCTGTACAAGCACTTGGAAAggggttgtagccaggtggggattggccTCTTCtcagattggatattaggaaacctaatttcttccctgaaagggttgtcaaggcACTacaacaggctgcccagggaagtggttgagtcaccatccctggaggtgtttaggaGATGTGTagtagatgtggcactttgggaTGTGTTTAGAGatgaacttggcagtgctgggttaatggttggactctgATATTAAGGATCATTTCAATGGATCAGAATGAAAATtgaatttgtttctgaaggGAGACAGGAAAAAGCAGTTGGAATtatagaatcctggaatggtttgggtgggaaggactttaaagaccatgggcagggacacctggtatcccaggttgctccaaggcttgggcaacctgtgtcagaCCCATCTTCCCACTCCAGTCTGTCCAGGACCCTCTGGATCtatcccttccctgcaggatgtGAGCCCaccacagagctcagtgccaTGAGCACCTTGATGGGGATGctttccatccagcctggccctgagccctgcagggctgcaatAACCTGGGAtttcctgtgtccctgtgccagtccagcctggccctgagccctgcagggctgcactAACtgtcccaggcactcagcaataggacaagggggcacgggctcaagctctgccaggggaaattgaagttggagagcagaaaaaaattctttccagagagaataatcaggcattggaatgggctgcccagagagggggtgaattccccatccctggaggtttttaaactgattggatgtggcactgagtgccatgatctggtaaagggactggagttggaccaaggggtggactggatgatctctgaggtcttttccaacccaattgattctgtgattctatgattctaacatGGGTTTGCTGTCAGCACCTTGCTGGGGGTGctttccatccagcctggccccgagcccctgcagggcaggacTAACACTGGATTAACAGCTGGATTTCCCATGCTCTGTGCtggtccagcctggccctgagccctgcagggctgcactAACCCTGGatctcccctgccctgccctgtgtgtgttgCAGGGGTGCTGCTGCTCAACGCGGTGCTCACGGTGCGTGCCCACCAGCCCACGTCGCACCGGGAGCGCGGCTGGGAGCAGTTCACCGACGCCGTGGTGTCCTGGCTCAACAAGAACCTGCGCGGGCTGGTCTTCATGCTGTGGGGAGCCTATGCCCAGAGGAAGGGCAGCTCCATCGACAGGGTACAGCCCTCCCTCGgcctctcttccctctctggtGGACACTAGAGGGCACTTCCCTACAGGATTGGGAGTGTTCCCTGCCTGAACTCTGAATTGAGTGGCCCTTCTGCTCCAGCTTAGCCTTTGCCAGGATTGAGTAAGAAAAGTGGAGCAAGTGTAACCTCCTGTTGACAGCAGAGTGTCCTGCTGaggacagagctgcttttcccaggaaaaggcTCATGAATCAGTATAAAATTTGCTGTTGGGAAATGGCTGGGGCATTGCTGCTTGCACTGTCTGCTCAGTGGGACAGAAGTCTCAGCCCTTGAGGCCTGTTCTTTGGGTCTTGGGTTGGTGTTGGAGGGGATGTAGAGAGAAAAACACACCTGCCTGGGGTTGGAGGAGGGTGGAGGGGAGATCCCacctgcctggggcaggaaaTCCCCAAACCATGCAAATCTAAGGGGCCATTTCCTCTCACATTTGCAGAAGCGCCACCACGTCCTGCAGACGGTTCATCCCTCGCCCCTCTCTGTCAACAGAGGGTTCTTTGGCTGCCAGCAC
Coding sequences within:
- the ALKBH2 gene encoding DNA oxidative demethylase ALKBH2, coding for MDAFVVRAPRGRAGPGGQGRRPEEAGPGRAPPRQIRAEGLHCDYRILFAKAEADEIFQQLEKEVQYFEDDQTKLHVFGRWHNIPRKQVTYGDPELSYTYSGVTFHPKPWIPVLNRIRERLTLATGHTFNFVLINRYKDGLDHIGEHRDDERELLPRSPIASVSFGACRDFILRHRDCRGSGARRARQSLRLPLAHGSLLMMHHPTNVFWYHSVPPRRRVITPRVNLTFRKVMAGDRRGNAHPAGISDCQQQL
- the UNG gene encoding uracil-DNA glycosylase isoform X2, which translates into the protein MIGQRTLHSFFSPAPAKKRSRSPEPDGDAEGSSAKKAKESGELSEELQERIRKNKEAARQLLAQRNVPPGFGDSWRRQLAGEFSKPYFVELMAFVAEERKRHTVYPPPEQVFTWTQMCDIWDVKVVILGQDPYHGPNQAHGLCFSVQKPVPPPPSLENIYRELSTDIEGFTHPGHGDLTGWAKQGVLLLNAVLTVRAHQPTSHRERGWEQFTDAVVSWLNKNLRGLVFMLWGAYAQRKGSSIDRKRHHVLQTVHPSPLSVNRGFFGCQHFSKTNEFLKKSGKKPIDWKAL
- the UNG gene encoding uracil-DNA glycosylase isoform X1 yields the protein MAALVPRLRPLLSGVLPFLPPLPSRSLLPHLPLMPPLPSRSLLPSLPLMPPLPSPSLLPHLPFMPSLRSRSLLPRLLLMPPLHSRFLLPCLPLLRPLRSRVLLPRLPLLRPLHSRSLLPLQSYLPLIAPARRFQGSSAKKAKESGELSEELQERIRKNKEAARQLLAQRNVPPGFGDSWRRQLAGEFSKPYFVELMAFVAEERKRHTVYPPPEQVFTWTQMCDIWDVKVVILGQDPYHGPNQAHGLCFSVQKPVPPPPSLENIYRELSTDIEGFTHPGHGDLTGWAKQGVLLLNAVLTVRAHQPTSHRERGWEQFTDAVVSWLNKNLRGLVFMLWGAYAQRKGSSIDRKRHHVLQTVHPSPLSVNRGFFGCQHFSKTNEFLKKSGKKPIDWKAL